A genomic window from Macaca mulatta isolate MMU2019108-1 chromosome 19, T2T-MMU8v2.0, whole genome shotgun sequence includes:
- the CIC gene encoding protein capicua homolog isoform X19 → MSRLSLVVQAPGPPAAPVAAMTCGSCGPSGCWPGVVTASFCRLWCARCAEARTWVCSSLLLSPPPKSPAFVGPGRPGEQPSPCQEGSQGGSRSSSVASLEKGTAPAARARTPLTAAQQKYKKGDVVCTPSGIRKKFNGKQWRRLCSRDGCMKESQRRGYCSRHLSMRTKEMEGLADSGPGGAGRPAAVAAREGSTEFDWGDETSRDSEASSVAARGDSRPRLVAPADLSRFEFDECEAAVMLVSLGSSRSGTPSFSPVSTQSPFSPAPSPSPSPLFGFRPANFSPINASPVIQRTAVRSRHLSASTPKAGVLTPPDLGPHPPPPAPRERHSSGILPTFQTNLTFTVPISPGRRKTELLPHPGALGAPGAGGGGAAPDFPKSDSLDSGVDSVSHTSTPSTPAGFRAVSPAVPFSRSRQPSPLLLLPPPAGLTSDPGPSVRRVPAVQRDSPVIVRNPDVPLPSKFPGEVGTAGEVRAGGPGRGCRETPVPTGVASGKPGLPPPLPAPVPITVPPAAPTAVAQPMPTFGLASSPFQPVAFHPSPAALLPVLVPSSYTSHPAPKKEVIMGRPGTVWTNVEPRSVAVFPWHSLVPFLAPSQPDPSVQPSEAQQPASHPVASNQSKEPAESAAVAHERPPGGTGGADPGRPPGATCPESPGPGPPHPLGVVEPGKGPPPTTEEEAPGPPGEPRLDSETESDHDDAFLSIMSPEIQLPLPPGKRRTQSLSALPKERDSSSEKDGRSPNKREKDHIRRPMNAFMIFSKRHRALVHQRHPNQDNRTVSKILGEWWYALGPKEKQKYHDLAFQVKEAHFKAHPDWKWCNKDRKKSSSEAKPTSLGLAGGHKETRERSMSETGTAAAPGVSSELLSVAAQTLLSSDAKVPGSSSCGAERLHTVGGPGSARPRAFSHSGVHSLDGSEVDSQALQELTQMVSGPASYSGPKPSTQYGAPGPFAAPGEGGALAATGRPSLLPTRASRSQRAASEDMTSDEERMVICEEEGDDDVIADDGFGTTDIDLKCKERVTDSESGDSSGEDPEGNKGFGRKVFSPVIRSSFTHCRPPLDPEPPGPPDPPVAFGKGYSSTPSSSASSPASSSASAATSFSLGSGTFKAQESGQGSTAGPLRPPLPGAGGPATPSKATRFLPTDPATFRRKRPESVGGLEPPGPSVIAAPPSGGGSILQTLVLPPNKEEQEGGGARVPSAPAPSLAYGAPAAPLSRPAATMVTNVVRPVSSTPVPIASKPFPTSGRAEASPNDTAGARTEMGTGSRVPGGSPLGVSLVYSDKKSAAATSPAPHLVAGPLLGTVGKAPATVTNLLVGTPGYGAPAPPAVQFIAQGAPGGGTTAGSGAGAGSGPNGPVPLGILQPGALGKAGGITQVQYILPTLPQQLQVAPAPAPAPGTKAATPSGPAPTTSIRFTLPPGTSTNGKVLAATAPTPGIPILQSVPSAPPPKAQSVSPVQAPPPGGSAQLLPGKVLVPLAAPSMSVRGGGAGQPLPLVSPPFSVPVQNGAQPPSKIIQLTPVPVSTPSGLVPPLSPATLPGPTSQPQKVLLPSSTRITYVQSAGGHALPLGTSPASSQAGTVTSYGPTSSVALGFTSLGPSGPAFVQPLLSAGQAPLLAPGQVGVSPVPSPQLPPACAAPGGPVITAFYSGSPAPTSSAPLAQPSQAPPSLVYTVATSTTPPAATILPKGPPAPATATPAPTSPFPSATAGSMTYSLVAPKAQRPSPKAPQKVKAAIASIPVGSFEAGASGRPGPAPRQPLEPGPVREPTAPESELEGQPTPPAPPPAPETWTPTARSSPPPPPPAEERTSAKGPETMASKFPSSSSDWRVPGQGLENRGEPPTPPSPAPAPAVAPGGSSESSSGRAAGDTPERKEAAGTGKKVKVRPPPLKKTFDSVDKVLSEVDFEERFAELPEFRPEEVLPSPTLQSLATSPRAILGSYRKKRKNSTDLDSAPEDPTSPKRKMRRRSSCSSEPNTPKSAKCEGDIFTFDRTGTEAEDVLGELEYEKVPYSSLRRTLDQRRALVMQLFQDHGFFPSAQATAAFQARYADIFPSKVCLQLKIREVRQKIMQAATPTEQPPGAEAPLPVPPPTGTAAAPAPTPSPAGGPDPTSPSSDSGTVQAAPPLPPPPESGPGQPGWEGAPQPSPPPPGPSTAATGR, encoded by the exons ATGAGCCGGCTGAGCCTTGTGGTCCAGGCCCCTGGCCCCCCGGCAGCACCAGTGGCAGCTATGACCTGCGGCAGCTGCGGTCCCAGCGGGTGCTGGCCCGGCGTGGTGACGGCCTCTTTCTGCCGGCTGTGGTGCGCCAGGTGCGCCGAAGCCAGGACCTGGGTGTGCAGTTCCCTG ctcctgTCACCGCCACCCAAGTCTCCAGCCTTTGTGGGCCCTGGCCGCCCTGGCGAGCAGCCCTCGCCCTGCCAGGAGGGGAGCCAGGGTGGCAGCCGCAGCAGCAGTGTGGCCTCCCTGGAAAAGGGGACCGCACCGGCAGCCCGGGCCCGCACGCCACTGACAGCGGCCCAGCAGAAGTACAAGAAGGGTGATGTGGTCTGTACACCCAGCGGAATACGAAAGAAGTTCAACGGCAAGCAGTGGCGCCGGCTATGCTCGCGAGATGGCTGCATGAAGGAGTCACAGCGGCGAGGCTACTGCTCACGTCACCTGTCCATGCGAACCAAAGAGATGGAGGGCCTGGCAGACAGTGGACCTGGGGGGGCGGGCCGGCCTGCAGCCGTGGCAGCCCGTGAGGGCAGCACGGAGTTTGACTGGGGTGATGAGACGTCGAGGGACAGTGAGGCCAGCAGTGTGGCGGCTCGTGGAGACTCACGGCCACGCCTGGTGGCCCCTGCTGACTTGTCACGCTTTGAGTTCGACGAGTGTGAGGCGGCCGTGATGCTGGTGTCGCTGGGCAGCTCGCGCTCAGGCACGCCCTCCTTCTCACCCGTCTCCACGCAATCGCCCTTCTCGCCAGCCCCGTCACCCTCACCCTCGCCACTCTTCGGTTTCCGCCCTGCCAACTTCAGCCCCATCAATGCCTCGCCAGTCATCCAGCGCACTGCAGTCCGCAGTCGCCACCTGAGCGCCAGCACCCCTAAGGCAGGCGTGCTGACGCCGCCAGACCTGGGCCCCCACCCACCGCCACCTGCCCCCCGAGAGCGCCACTCCTCTGGAATCCTACCCACCTTCCAGACCAACCTGACCTTCACCGTGCCCATCAGCCCTGGGCGACGGAAGACAGAGCTGTTGCCGCACCCAGGGGCCTTGGGGGCCCCTGGCGCAGGGGGTGGAGGAGCCGCCCCAGACTTTCCCAAGAGTGACAGCTTAGACTCTGGTGTGGACTCGGTGTCCCACACATCTACACCCTCCACGCCAGCTGGCTTCCGGGCCGTGTCCCCTGCTGTGCCCTTCTCTCGCTCCCGCCAGCCCTCACCATTGCTGCTGTTGCCCCCGCCTGCCGGCCTGACCTCGGATCCGGGGCCCTCTGTGCGCAGGGTGCCTGCCGTGCAGCGGGACTCACCTGTCATTGTCCGCAACCCTgatgtgccactgccctccaaatTCCCTGGGGAGGTGGGCACTGCTGGTGAGGTGCGGGCTGGGGGACCTGGGCGGGGCTGCCGTGAGACCCCGGTGCCCACTGGGGTGGCCAGTGGGAAGCCTGGCCTGCCCCCACCTCTGCCAGCCCCCGTGCCCATCACTGTACCTCCAGCTGCACCAACTGCCGTGGCCCAGCCGATGCCCACCTTTGGCCTGGCTTCTTCACCCTTTCAGCCTGTGGCCTTCCACCCCTCACCTGCTGCCCTGTTGCCCGTTTTGGTGCCCAGCAGCTACACCAGCCACCCTGCCCCCAAGAAGGAAGTCATCATGGGCCGGCCTGGAACAG TGTGGACGAATGTGGAACCTCGCTCTGTGGCTGTGTTCCCCTGGCACTCCTTAGTCCCCTTCCTGGCACCCAGCCAGCCTGACCCCTCCGTGCAGCCGAGCGAGGCCCAGCAACCTGCCAGCCACCCAGTGGCCTCCAACCAGAGCAAAG AACCTGCTGAGTCGGCAGCTGTTGCTCATGAAAGGCCACCAGGTGGGACAGGGGGTGCTGACCCTGGGCGGCCCCCTGGAGCCACATGCCCTGAGAGCCCAGGACCCGGACCCCCACACCCTTTGGGGGTGGTGGAACCTGGTAAGGGTCCGCCTCCCACCACAGAGGAGGAGGCCCCTGGCCCCCCAGGAGAGCCCCGACTGGACAGTGAGACAGAGAGTGACCATGATGATGC CTTCCTCTCCATCATGTCTCCTGAGATCCAGTTGCCTCTACCGCCTGGAAAACGTCGGACCCAGTCCCTCAGTGCCCTACCCAAGGAACGGGACTCATCTTCTGAGAAGGATGGACGCAGCCCCAACAAG CGGGAGAAGGACCACATCCGGCGGCCCATGAATGCCTTCATGATCTTCAGCAAGCGGCACCGGGCCCTGGTCCACCAGCGTCATCCCAACCAGGACAACCGGACCGTCAGCAAGATCCTGGGCGAGTGGTGGTATGCCTTGGGGCCCAAGGAGAAGCAGAAGTACCACGACCTGGCCTTCCAG GTGAAGGAGGCCCACTTCAAGGCCCACCCAGATTGGAAGTGGTGCAACAAGGACCGAAAGAAGTCCAGCTCGGAGGCCAAGCCCACGAGCCTGGGGCTGGCAGGAGGGCACAAGGAGACGCGGGAGCGGAGCATGTCGGAGACGGGCACTGCCGCTGCCCCTGGGG TGTCCTCTGAGCTCCTCTCCGTCGCAGCCCAGACACTCCTGAGCTCGGACGCCAAGGTTCCGGGGAGCAGCTCCTGTGGGGCAGAACGGCTACACACAGTTGGGGGACCTGGCTCAGCTCGGCCCCGAGCTTTCTCTCACAGTGGGGTACACAGCCTGGATGGCAGCGAAGTAGACAGTCAGGCACTGCAGGAACTGACGCAG ATGGTGTCCGGCCCTGCATCGTACTCTGGCCCAAAGCCTTCTACCCAGTATGGAGCTCCAGGTCCCTTTGCAGCCCCCGGTGAGGGAGGTGCCTTGGCGGCCACCGGGCGGCCTTCGCTGCTGCCCACCCGAGCTTCTCGTTCTCAGCGTGCGGCCAGTGAGGACATGACGAGTGATGAGGAGCGCATGGTCATCTGTGAGGAGGAAGGGGATGATGATGTCATTG CTGATGATGGCTTCGGCACCACTGACATTGATCTCAAGTGCAAGGAGCGGGTGACCGACAGCGAGAGTGGGGACAGCTCTGGGGAGGACCCAGAGGGCAACAAG GGCTTTGGTCGGAAGGTGTTTTCACCTGTGATCCGTTCCTCCTTTACCCACTGCCGTCCCCCACTGGACCCTGAGCCCCCAGGGCCCCCGGATCCTCCTGTAGCCTTTGGCAAAGGCTATAGTTCCACCCCATCCTCCTCTGCGTCCTCGCCTGCTTCCTCCTCAGCCTCGGCAGCCACCTCCTTCTCACTGGGCTCAGGAACCTTCAAGGCCCAGGAGTCTGGTCAGGGCAGCACAGCGGGCCCCCTACGGCCCCCGCTTCCTGGGGCTGGGGGTCCAGCGACACCTTCCAAGGCTACCCGGTTCCTCCCAACGGATCCTGCCACCTTCCGGCGCAAGAGACCTGAAAGTGTGGGTGGCCTGGAGCCGCCAGGCCCCTCAGTCATCGCGGCCCCTCCCAGCGGAGGAGGAAGCATTCTGCAGACACTGGTGCTGCCCCCAAACAAGGAGGAGCAAGAGGGTGGCGGAGCCAGAGTGCCCTCCGCCCCCGCCCCATCACTGGCCTATGGGGCCCCAGCAGCTCCCCTGTCCCGTCCTGCTGCCACCATGGTCACCAACGTGGTGCGGCCTGTCAGCAGCACTCCTGTGCCCATCGCCTCTAAGCCCTTCCCCACCTCTGGCCGGGCTGAGGCGTCTCCAAATGACACAGCAGGTGCCAGGACTGAAATGGGCACTGGGTCTCGGGTGCCTGGGGGCTCCCCGCTGGGTGTCAGCTTAGTGTATTCGGACAAGAAGTCGGCAGCAGCCACCTCACCAGCCCCACATTTGGTGGCTGGACCCCTGCTGGGCACTGTGGGAAAGGCGCCTGCCACTGTCACTAACCTACTGGTGGGCACCCCGGGGTATGGGGCCCCTGCGCCCCCTGCTGTCCAGTTCATTGCCCAGGGGGCCCCTGGCGGTGGGACCACTGCGGGCTCAGGAGCAGGTGCTGGGAGTGGCCCCAATGGGCCAGTACCCCTGGGCATCCTGCAACCAGGTGCCCTGGGCAAGGCTGGGGGAATCACCCAGGTACAGTACATCCTGCCCACGCTGCCCCAGCAGCTTCAGGTGGCACCTGCCCCAGCACCAGCCCCTGGGACCAAGGCAGCGACTCCCAGCGGCCCTGCACCCACCACCAGCATCCGTTTCACCCTCCCACCGGGCACTTCCACCAACGGCAAAGTCTTGGCCGCCACTGCACCCACTCCTGGCATCCCCATCCTGCAGTCTGTACCCTCCGCCCCACCCCCCAAAG CCCAGTCAGTTTCTCCCgtgcaggccccgcccccggGTGGCTCAGCCCAACTGCTGCCTGGGAAGGTCCTAGTGCCCCTGGCCGCCCCTAGCATGTCAGTGCGGGGTGGAGGGGCCGGCCAGCCGCTGCCACTGGTGAGCCCACCCTTCTCAGTACCTGTGCAGAATGGTGCCCAGCCCCCCAGCAAG ATCATCCAGCTGACCCCGGTGCCTGTGAGCACACCCAGCGGCCTGGTGCCGCCCCTGAGCCCAGCCACACTCCCTGGACCCACTTCACAGCCTCAGAAggtcctgctgccctcctccacCAG AATCACCTATGTGCAGTCAGCGGGCGGGCACGCGCTGCCCCTGGGTACCAGCCCTGCATCCAGCCAGGCTGGAACAGTCACCTCGTACGGGCCCACGAGCTCTGTAGCTCTAGGCTTCACCTCGCTGGGGCCCAGTGGCCCCGCCTTCGTGCAGCCCCTGCTCTCAG cAGGCCAAGCCCCACTGCTGGCTCCCGGTCAGGTGGGCGTGTCGCCTGTGCCCAGTCCCCAGCTGCCACCTGCCTGTGCAGCCCCCGGAGGTCCTGTCATAACGGCGTTTTACTCTGGCAGCCCTGCACCCACCTCCTCAGCACCCCTGGCCCAGCCGTCCCAGGCCCCCCCAAGCCTGGTCTACACTGTGGCCACCAGCACAACCCCACCTGCAGCCACCATTCTGCCCAAGGGCCCGCCAGCCCCTGCCACTGCCACCCCAGCCCCGACTAGCCCTTTCCCTAGTGCCACAG CAGGTTCCATGACCTACAGCTTAGTGGCCCCCAAGGCCCAGCGGCCCAGCCCGAAGGCCCCCCAGAAAGTGAAGGCAGCCATCGCCAGCATTCCTGTGGGGTCCTTTGAGGCAGGTGCCTCTGGGCGACCTGGCCCTGCACCCCGGCAGCCTCTGGAGCCTGGCCCAGTCCGAGAGCCAACTGCCCCAGAGTCTGAGCTTGAGGGGCAGCCCACACCACCAGCCCCTCCACCTGCCCCAGAGACCTGGACTCCCACGGCCCGGAGCAGCCCCCCACCGCCCCCGCCTGCTGAGGAGCGGACCAGCGCCAAGGGTCCTGAGACCATG GCCAGCAAATTCCCCAGCTCATCTTCAGACTGGCGCGTCCCTGGGCAGGGCCTGGAGAATCGTGGGGAGCCTCCCActcctcccagcccagccccagctccagccgTAGCCCCTGGTGGCAGCAGCGAGAGCAGCAGTGGGCGGGCAGCCGGGGATACCCCCGAGCGCAAGGAGGCGGCTGGTACTGGCAAGAAGGTGAAGGTGCGGCCCCCGCCCCTGAAGAAGACCTTTGACTCTGTGGACAA GGTCCTGTCAGAAGTGGACTTCGAAGAGCGCTTTGCTGAGCTGCCTGAGTTTCGGCCTGAGGAGGTGCTGCCCTCCCCCACCCTGCAGTCTCTGGCCACCTCACCCCGGGCCATCCTGGGCTCTTACCGCAAGAAGAGGAAGAACTCCACGG ACCTGGATTCAGCACCCGAGGACCCTACCTCGCCCAAGCGCAAGATGAGAAGACGCTCCAGCTGCAGCTCGGAGCCCAACACCCCCAAGAGTGCCAAGTGCGAGGGGGACATCTTCACCTTTGACCGTACAG GTACAGAAGCCGAGGATGTGCTTGGGGAGCTAGAGTATGAGAAGGTGCCGTACTCCTCCCTGCGGCGCACCCTAGACCAGCGCCGGGCCCTGGTCATGCAGCTCTTCCAGGACCATGGCTTCTTCCCATCAG cccaggccacagcCGCCTTCCAGGCCCGCTATGCAGACATCTTCCCCTCCAAGGTTTGTCTGCAGTTGAAGATCCGTGAGGTGCGCCAGAAGATCATGCAGGCAGCCACTCCCACCGAGCAGCCCCCTGGAGCTGAGGCTCCTCTCCCTGTACCGCCCCCCACTGGCACCgctgctgcccctgcccccactcccagccctgcagggggcCCTGACCCCACCTCGCCCAGCTCCGACTCTGGCACGGTCCAGGCTGCCCCGCCACTGCCTCCGCCCCCAGAGTCGGGGCCTGGACAGCCTGGCTGGGAGGGGGCTCCCCAGCCCTCTCCCCCACCGCCAGGTCCCTCCACAGCTGCCACAGGCAGGTGA